The proteins below come from a single Crossiella sp. CA-258035 genomic window:
- the araA gene encoding L-arabinose isomerase translates to MPVAAKPQVWFLTGSQHLYGPETLAQVAAQSQWIQRMLTESGRLSVEVIWRPVLTDAGAIRAVLHEANGDPACVGVIAWMHTFSPAKMWISGLDLLRKPLLHLHTQLNEALPWATIDMDFMNLNQAAHGDREFGFAQTRIGLARKTVAGHVREPHVIERIDGWARAATGAQHLRNLRLARFGDNMRDVAVTEGDKVEAELKLGVSVNTYGVNDLVELVAEASEAEVDLLVAEYAETYRLAPELGRDGARHESLRYAARIECGLRRFLVEGGFGAFTTNFEDLGGLRQLPGLAVQRLMADGYGFGGEGDWKTSALLAAVKAMGEGTGRGTSFMEDYTYHFGPGEPKILGAHMLEVCPSIAARQPSCEIHPLGIGGREDPVRLVFDAEPGAAVVIGLADLGDRFRLTANEVQVVPPDEPLPNLPVARAVWQPAPSLSTSAECWLTAGGPHHTVLTQAVGAEPLRDLARILDVELALIDERTTTDEFTDRLRWNQAYHRLAQGLR, encoded by the coding sequence ATGCCGGTCGCGGCCAAGCCCCAAGTCTGGTTCCTCACGGGCAGCCAGCACCTCTACGGGCCGGAGACGCTGGCGCAGGTCGCCGCGCAGTCCCAGTGGATCCAGCGGATGCTCACCGAGTCCGGCAGGCTCTCGGTGGAGGTCATCTGGCGTCCGGTGCTCACCGACGCCGGGGCGATCCGGGCGGTGCTGCACGAGGCCAACGGCGATCCGGCCTGTGTCGGGGTGATCGCCTGGATGCACACCTTCTCCCCGGCCAAGATGTGGATCTCCGGCCTGGACCTGCTGCGGAAACCGTTGCTGCACCTGCACACCCAGCTCAACGAGGCGCTGCCGTGGGCGACCATCGACATGGACTTCATGAACCTCAACCAGGCCGCGCACGGTGACCGCGAGTTCGGTTTCGCCCAGACCAGGATCGGGCTGGCCCGCAAGACCGTGGCGGGCCACGTGCGCGAGCCGCACGTGATCGAGCGGATCGACGGCTGGGCCCGCGCCGCGACCGGGGCGCAGCACCTGCGCAACCTGCGGCTGGCGCGGTTCGGCGACAACATGCGCGATGTCGCGGTGACCGAGGGCGACAAGGTCGAGGCGGAGCTGAAGCTCGGCGTCTCGGTGAACACCTACGGCGTCAACGACCTGGTCGAGCTGGTGGCCGAGGCGAGCGAGGCGGAAGTCGACCTGCTGGTCGCCGAGTACGCCGAGACCTACCGGCTGGCACCGGAACTGGGGCGGGACGGGGCGCGGCACGAGTCGCTGCGCTACGCCGCCCGGATCGAGTGCGGGCTGCGCCGGTTCCTGGTGGAGGGCGGCTTCGGCGCGTTCACCACCAACTTCGAGGACCTCGGCGGACTCCGCCAGCTGCCGGGCCTGGCCGTGCAGCGGCTGATGGCCGACGGCTACGGCTTCGGCGGCGAGGGCGACTGGAAGACCTCGGCGCTGCTGGCCGCGGTGAAGGCGATGGGCGAGGGCACCGGGCGCGGCACCTCGTTCATGGAGGACTACACCTACCACTTCGGGCCGGGTGAGCCGAAGATCCTGGGCGCGCACATGCTGGAGGTGTGCCCGAGCATCGCCGCGCGGCAGCCCTCCTGTGAGATCCACCCGCTGGGCATCGGCGGCCGGGAGGACCCGGTGCGGCTGGTCTTCGACGCCGAGCCCGGCGCCGCGGTGGTCATCGGCCTGGCCGACCTCGGCGACCGGTTCCGGTTGACCGCCAACGAGGTCCAGGTGGTGCCGCCGGACGAGCCGCTGCCGAACCTGCCGGTGGCGCGCGCGGTGTGGCAGCCCGCGCCCTCGCTGTCGACCTCCGCGGAGTGCTGGCTCACCGCGGGCGGGCCGCACCACACCGTGCTCACCCAGGCCGTCGGCGCCGAGCCGCTGCGCGACCTGGCGCGGATCCTCGACGTCGAGCTGGCGCTCATCGACGAGCGAACCACCACCGATGAGTTCACCGACCGGCTGCGCTGGAACCAGGCCTACCACCGGCTCGCGCAGGGCCTGCGCTGA
- the araB gene encoding ribulokinase, with protein sequence MTELPTDPGACVVGVDFGTLSGRAVVVRVRDGAELGSAVHEYRHGVLDDVLPRTGRALPPDWALQVPADYVEVLRTAVPEAVRLSGVDSERIIGIGTDFTACTMVPVTADGTPLCELPEFAEEPHAYVKLWRHHAAQPQADRINEVARQRAESWLPRYGGLISSEWEFAKGLQLLEEAPAVYSAMAHWVEAADWIVWQLTGSYTRNACTAGYKGIHQDGAYPDREFLTALNPAFAGFVEDKLAHPLSALGERAGGLSAQAAAWTGLRQGIAVSVGNVDAHVTAPAAQAVEPGQMVAIMGTSTCHVMNGAVLRAVPGMCGVVDGGIVPGLWGYEAGQSGVGDIFAWFTRTQVPPEYHERARERSISVHELLTELAAAQAVGEHGLVALDWHSGNRSVLVDHELSGVVVGQTLATRPEDVYRALLEATAFGTRTIIDTFAEAGVPVTELVVAGGLLRNELLMRIYADVTGLPLSVSGSAQGPALGSALHAAVAAGAYPDIRAAAAAMGSVRRGVYQPDPANVEVYQQLYREYRQLHDYFGRGANEVMHRLRAHRRAALERKG encoded by the coding sequence GTGACTGAGCTGCCAACCGATCCCGGCGCGTGTGTCGTGGGCGTCGACTTCGGCACGTTGTCCGGGCGGGCCGTGGTGGTGCGGGTGCGGGACGGGGCCGAGCTGGGTTCCGCGGTGCACGAGTACCGGCACGGGGTGCTGGATGACGTGCTGCCGCGCACCGGGCGGGCGCTGCCGCCGGACTGGGCGTTGCAGGTGCCCGCCGACTACGTCGAGGTGTTGCGGACCGCGGTGCCCGAGGCGGTGCGACTGTCCGGTGTGGACAGTGAGCGGATCATCGGCATCGGGACCGACTTCACCGCCTGCACCATGGTTCCGGTCACCGCCGACGGGACGCCGTTGTGCGAGCTGCCGGAGTTCGCCGAAGAGCCGCACGCCTACGTGAAGCTGTGGCGGCACCACGCGGCCCAGCCGCAGGCCGACCGGATCAACGAGGTGGCCCGGCAGCGTGCGGAGAGCTGGCTGCCGCGCTACGGCGGGCTGATCTCCTCGGAGTGGGAGTTCGCCAAGGGGCTTCAGCTGCTGGAGGAGGCTCCCGCCGTCTACTCGGCCATGGCGCACTGGGTGGAAGCCGCGGACTGGATCGTCTGGCAGCTCACCGGGAGCTACACGCGCAACGCGTGCACCGCCGGGTACAAGGGGATCCACCAGGACGGGGCCTACCCGGACCGGGAGTTCCTGACGGCGCTGAACCCTGCCTTCGCCGGGTTCGTCGAGGACAAGCTCGCGCATCCGCTCTCCGCGCTCGGGGAGCGGGCGGGTGGGCTCAGCGCGCAGGCGGCGGCGTGGACCGGGTTGCGGCAGGGGATCGCGGTCTCCGTTGGCAACGTGGACGCGCACGTGACCGCGCCCGCGGCACAGGCCGTGGAGCCGGGGCAGATGGTGGCGATCATGGGGACCTCCACCTGTCACGTGATGAACGGAGCCGTGCTGCGCGCGGTGCCCGGCATGTGCGGGGTGGTCGACGGCGGGATCGTGCCGGGGCTGTGGGGCTACGAGGCCGGGCAGAGCGGGGTAGGCGACATCTTCGCCTGGTTCACCCGAACCCAGGTGCCGCCGGAGTACCACGAGCGGGCCCGCGAACGCAGCATCTCCGTGCACGAGCTGCTGACCGAACTGGCCGCGGCGCAGGCCGTCGGCGAGCACGGGCTGGTCGCGTTGGACTGGCACAGCGGCAACCGGTCGGTGCTGGTCGACCACGAGCTCTCCGGCGTGGTGGTCGGGCAGACCCTGGCCACCCGGCCCGAGGACGTCTACCGCGCGCTGCTGGAGGCCACCGCCTTCGGCACCAGGACCATCATCGACACCTTCGCCGAGGCGGGAGTGCCGGTCACCGAGCTGGTCGTGGCGGGCGGGTTGCTGCGCAACGAGCTGCTGATGCGGATCTACGCCGATGTGACCGGGCTGCCGCTGTCGGTCAGCGGTTCGGCCCAGGGACCCGCGCTCGGCTCGGCGCTGCACGCCGCGGTGGCCGCCGGCGCGTACCCGGACATCAGGGCGGCCGCGGCGGCCATGGGGTCGGTGCGCCGGGGCGTCTACCAGCCGGATCCGGCCAATGTCGAGGTCTACCAACAGTTGTACCGCGAGTACCGGCAGCTGCACGACTACTTCGGCCGCGGCGCCAACGAGGTCATGCACCGGTTGCGCGCCCACCGCCGCGCCGCGCTGGAGAGGAAGGGCTAG
- the chvE gene encoding multiple monosaccharide ABC transporter substrate-binding protein translates to MRFPRSAALVALLATLTACGSSVKTVDQQGASAEGALVGVTMPTKSSERWIHDGDNIRKALEAQGFRVDLQYAENDIPTQANQLENQITKGAKALIVASIDGTALSSQLQQAAAAKIPVIAYDRLIRNSPAVDYYATFDNFRVGVEQANSLLAGLKARGAGPYSVELFGGSPDDNNAPYFFNGAMSVLQPLIDAGTLVVRSGQRDFGTVAILRWEPATAQRRMEDILTKTYTGSRVDGVLSPYDGLSIGILSALKSNGYGSADRPYPVVTGQDAEVASVKSIIAGEQYSTVQKDTRELAKVAANMAGAALQGRKPEVNNEKDYHNGVKVVPSFLLQPVAVDKDNYRKVLLDSGYYTEGQLK, encoded by the coding sequence ATGAGGTTTCCACGATCCGCGGCCCTGGTCGCGTTGCTGGCCACGCTCACCGCCTGCGGCTCCTCGGTCAAGACCGTCGACCAGCAGGGCGCCTCCGCTGAGGGCGCGCTGGTCGGTGTGACCATGCCGACCAAGTCCTCCGAGCGCTGGATCCACGACGGCGACAACATCCGCAAAGCCCTGGAGGCGCAGGGTTTCCGGGTCGACCTGCAGTACGCGGAGAACGACATCCCGACCCAGGCCAACCAGCTGGAGAACCAGATCACCAAGGGCGCCAAGGCGTTGATCGTGGCCTCCATCGACGGCACCGCGCTCAGCTCGCAGCTGCAACAGGCCGCGGCCGCCAAGATCCCGGTCATCGCCTACGACCGGCTGATCCGCAACAGCCCCGCGGTGGACTACTACGCCACCTTCGACAACTTCCGGGTCGGCGTGGAACAGGCCAACTCGCTGCTGGCCGGGCTGAAGGCGCGCGGCGCGGGGCCGTACTCGGTGGAGCTGTTCGGCGGTTCGCCGGATGACAACAACGCCCCGTACTTCTTCAACGGCGCCATGTCCGTGCTCCAGCCGCTGATCGACGCGGGCACCCTGGTGGTGCGCAGCGGCCAGCGCGACTTCGGCACGGTGGCGATCCTGCGCTGGGAACCGGCCACCGCGCAGCGCCGGATGGAGGACATCCTCACCAAGACCTACACCGGGTCCAGAGTGGACGGTGTGCTCTCGCCGTACGACGGGCTGTCCATCGGCATCCTGTCCGCGCTCAAGAGCAACGGCTACGGCAGCGCGGACCGGCCCTACCCGGTGGTCACCGGGCAGGACGCCGAGGTGGCCTCGGTAAAGTCGATCATCGCGGGGGAGCAGTACTCCACCGTGCAGAAGGACACCAGGGAGCTGGCCAAGGTGGCCGCGAACATGGCGGGCGCGGCGCTGCAGGGCCGCAAGCCCGAGGTGAACAACGAGAAGGACTACCACAACGGCGTCAAGGTGGTGCCCTCCTTTCTGCTCCAGCCGGTCGCGGTGGACAAGGACAACTACCGCAAGGTGCTGCTGGACTCCGGCTACTACACCGAGGGCCAGCTGAAGTAA
- the mmsB gene encoding multiple monosaccharide ABC transporter permease, with protein MSTKAELPPRRRFRLNPRQSGIYVAFALIVLLFTALTGGTLLEPQNISNIIVQNSYVLILAVGMILVIIAGHIDLSAGSVVALTGALCAVLTVQLGLPWPLAVLVTLVAGGVIGAWHGYWIAYFGIPAFIVTLGGMLVFRALTLSVLGNQGIGPFPEPIRTLSNGFLDGYLGNIGLGPLGGADLLSLLIGLAVVAGIALTQWRARRGRAGYGQEIDPMPVFVAKIAAAGLLVLAVVVQLARFRNLPWVLVLLAALVWGYSVLAGRSVFGRRIYAIGGNLQAATLSGVNVRAVTFWVFVNMGVLAALAGVVFAGRLNQAGPTAGASFELDAIAAAFIGGAAVQGGVGKVVGAVTGGLIMAVINNGMSLIGAPSERVMLVKGLVLLAAVAYDVFTKRRAGAR; from the coding sequence TTGAGCACCAAGGCAGAACTCCCGCCACGCCGCCGGTTCCGGCTCAACCCCAGGCAAAGCGGCATCTACGTGGCCTTCGCGCTGATCGTGCTGCTGTTCACCGCGCTGACCGGCGGCACCCTGCTGGAGCCGCAGAACATCTCCAACATCATCGTGCAGAACTCCTACGTGCTCATCCTCGCCGTGGGCATGATCCTGGTGATCATCGCCGGGCACATCGACCTGTCCGCGGGCTCGGTGGTCGCGCTGACCGGGGCGCTGTGCGCGGTGCTGACCGTGCAGCTGGGCCTGCCGTGGCCGCTGGCGGTGCTGGTCACGCTGGTGGCGGGCGGGGTGATCGGGGCTTGGCACGGCTACTGGATCGCCTACTTCGGCATCCCGGCCTTCATCGTCACCCTGGGCGGCATGCTGGTCTTCCGCGCGCTCACCCTGAGCGTGCTGGGCAACCAGGGCATCGGCCCGTTCCCAGAGCCGATCCGCACGCTGTCCAACGGTTTCCTGGACGGCTACCTCGGCAACATCGGCCTCGGCCCGCTCGGCGGCGCGGACCTGCTGAGCCTGCTGATCGGCCTGGCCGTGGTGGCCGGCATCGCGCTGACCCAGTGGCGGGCCCGGCGCGGGCGGGCGGGGTACGGGCAGGAGATCGACCCGATGCCGGTGTTCGTGGCCAAGATCGCCGCGGCCGGACTGCTGGTGCTCGCCGTGGTGGTGCAGCTGGCCCGCTTCCGCAACCTGCCCTGGGTGCTGGTGCTGCTGGCCGCGCTGGTGTGGGGTTACTCGGTGCTGGCCGGACGCTCGGTGTTCGGGCGGCGGATCTACGCCATCGGCGGCAACCTGCAGGCGGCCACCCTGTCCGGGGTGAACGTCCGCGCGGTCACCTTCTGGGTGTTCGTGAACATGGGCGTGCTGGCCGCGCTGGCCGGGGTGGTCTTCGCCGGGCGGCTCAACCAGGCCGGCCCCACCGCGGGCGCCTCCTTCGAGCTGGACGCGATCGCGGCGGCCTTCATCGGCGGCGCGGCGGTGCAGGGCGGGGTCGGCAAGGTGGTCGGCGCGGTGACCGGCGGCCTGATCATGGCGGTGATCAACAACGGCATGTCCCTGATCGGCGCGCCCAGCGAGCGGGTGATGCTGGTCAAGGGCCTGGTGCTGCTGGCGGCGGTCGCCTACGACGTGTTCACCAAACGGCGCGCCGGCGCGCGCTGA
- a CDS encoding DUF1360 domain-containing protein → MGEHTPRAVTGKVTPLRTDEGKATAMGGRLVLTATFLTGAAAVAAVAHRSGRVPERIPTGDLVLLGVATHKASRIISKEKVTGFLRAPFTTCAEAEDNAEVPEKPRGRGVRRAIGELLTCPFCIGMWIAGGAVATYLFAPRAARLGSSVLAVLSVSDYLQYAWTAADQATED, encoded by the coding sequence ATGGGTGAACACACACCGCGGGCGGTCACCGGCAAGGTCACGCCGCTGCGCACCGATGAGGGGAAGGCCACCGCGATGGGCGGCCGGCTGGTCCTCACGGCGACCTTCCTGACCGGTGCGGCCGCGGTGGCGGCGGTGGCGCACCGCTCCGGGCGGGTGCCCGAGCGCATCCCGACGGGTGACCTGGTGCTGCTGGGTGTCGCCACCCACAAGGCGTCCCGGATCATCAGCAAGGAGAAGGTGACCGGCTTCCTGCGGGCGCCGTTCACCACCTGCGCGGAGGCCGAGGACAATGCGGAGGTCCCGGAGAAGCCGCGCGGCCGCGGTGTGCGCAGAGCCATCGGCGAACTGCTGACCTGCCCGTTCTGCATCGGCATGTGGATCGCGGGAGGCGCGGTCGCCACCTACCTGTTCGCGCCCAGGGCGGCGCGGCTGGGGTCCTCGGTGCTGGCCGTGCTCAGTGTGTCGGACTACCTCCAGTACGCCTGGACCGCGGCGGACCAGGCCACCGAGGACTGA
- a CDS encoding L-ribulose-5-phosphate 4-epimerase gives MSVTAELRRTVAELHRELTRYELVSWTAGNISARVPGHDLMVIKPSGVSYDELSPDAMVVTDLRGNLVEGELAPSSDTAAHAYVYRHLPEIGGVVHTHSPYATAWAARGEPIPCVLTMIADEFGGEIPVGPFALIGDDSIGRGIVDTLRASRSPAVLMRNHGPFTVGADARAAVKAAVLVEDVARTVHFARQLGSPESLAQQDIDSLYERYQNVYGQ, from the coding sequence ATGTCGGTCACCGCCGAACTGCGCCGCACCGTCGCCGAACTGCACCGTGAGCTGACCCGCTACGAGCTGGTCAGCTGGACCGCGGGCAACATCTCCGCGCGGGTGCCCGGCCACGACCTGATGGTGATCAAACCGTCGGGGGTTTCCTACGACGAGCTGTCCCCGGACGCCATGGTCGTCACCGACCTGCGCGGCAACCTGGTGGAGGGCGAGCTGGCCCCGTCCTCGGACACCGCCGCGCATGCCTATGTCTACCGGCACCTGCCCGAGATCGGCGGGGTGGTGCACACCCACTCGCCGTACGCCACCGCATGGGCCGCGCGCGGCGAGCCGATCCCGTGCGTGCTCACCATGATCGCCGATGAGTTCGGCGGCGAGATCCCGGTCGGGCCGTTCGCGCTCATCGGCGACGACTCGATCGGGCGCGGCATCGTGGACACCTTGCGCGCCAGCCGGTCTCCTGCGGTGCTCATGCGCAACCACGGCCCGTTCACCGTGGGCGCGGACGCCCGCGCTGCGGTCAAGGCCGCGGTGCTGGTGGAGGACGTGGCCCGCACCGTGCACTTCGCCAGGCAGCTCGGTTCGCCGGAATCCCTTGCCCAGCAAGACATCGACAGCTTGTACGAGCGCTACCAGAACGTATACGGGCAGTGA
- a CDS encoding glycoside hydrolase family 43 protein → MTAFDRRSLLRAGGVLAAASALPLAAAAPASQPLIRQRADPFITLPVGGRYYFTGSVPEYDRIIIRGASTVEGLGAAAETVIWRRPASGRMGGHIWAPELHRVGGKWYVYFAAGDSDEPFRIRTYVLESAAADPRAAGWVLRGQVQTAWDTFTLDATTFAHRGKRYFLWAQSEPGIATNSNLYIAEMASPLALRGTPVRIAVPTESWETQGFKVNEGPAVLVRNGRVFVTFSASATDARYCMGLLTAKADANLVDPRSWVKSPGPVFSSNAGTSQYGPGHNSFTTVGGADVLVYHARDYRDITGDPLFDPNRHTRVKRLRWKADGSPDFGVPNGGASPLN, encoded by the coding sequence GTGACCGCCTTCGACCGACGTTCCCTGCTGCGTGCGGGCGGTGTGCTCGCCGCCGCGAGCGCCCTCCCGCTGGCCGCCGCCGCACCGGCCAGCCAGCCGCTGATCCGCCAGCGGGCCGACCCGTTCATCACCCTGCCGGTCGGCGGCCGGTACTACTTCACCGGCTCGGTGCCCGAGTACGACCGGATCATCATCCGCGGTGCGTCCACTGTGGAGGGTCTGGGCGCGGCGGCGGAGACGGTGATCTGGCGGCGTCCGGCCTCGGGCCGGATGGGCGGGCACATCTGGGCGCCGGAACTGCACCGGGTCGGCGGGAAGTGGTACGTCTACTTCGCCGCGGGCGACTCCGACGAGCCGTTCCGCATCCGCACCTACGTGCTGGAGTCCGCCGCCGCCGACCCGCGCGCGGCCGGCTGGGTGCTGCGCGGCCAGGTGCAGACCGCCTGGGACACCTTCACCCTGGACGCGACCACCTTCGCCCACCGCGGCAAGCGGTACTTCCTGTGGGCGCAGAGCGAACCCGGCATCGCCACCAACAGCAACCTCTACATCGCCGAGATGGCCTCGCCGCTGGCATTGCGCGGCACACCGGTGCGCATCGCGGTGCCGACGGAGTCCTGGGAGACCCAGGGCTTCAAGGTCAACGAGGGCCCCGCGGTGCTCGTCCGCAACGGCCGGGTGTTCGTCACCTTCTCCGCCAGCGCCACCGACGCCCGCTACTGCATGGGCCTGCTCACCGCCAAGGCCGATGCGAACCTGGTCGACCCGCGCTCCTGGGTGAAGTCGCCCGGCCCGGTGTTCAGCAGCAACGCGGGCACCAGCCAGTACGGGCCAGGCCACAACTCGTTCACCACGGTCGGCGGCGCGGACGTGCTGGTCTACCACGCCAGGGACTACCGGGACATCACCGGCGACCCGCTGTTCGACCCCAACCGGCACACCAGGGTGAAGAGGCTGCGCTGGAAGGCCGACGGCAGCCCGGACTTCGGGGTGCCCAACGGCGGTGCGAGCCCGCTGAACTAG
- a CDS encoding LacI family DNA-binding transcriptional regulator has protein sequence MDSRATRDPAMTDVARLAGVSHQTVSRVLNDHPNVREQTRLRVRAAIKELGYRPNRAARALVTGKSQLIGVVTQNSTLYGPASLLSAFEEAAGEAGFAVSVGRVRVLDRESIAAAVERHRDQRVAGIVVIAPTASASDALADIPAGVPLVTVDGDPDRPTPLVTVDQAAGAFAATKHLLDVGHKTVWHVSGPADWFDAAGRVSGWQRALDLAGAEVPPVLPADWSAAAGYQAGQMLARMPEVTAVFAANDHLALGVLRAMSERGRRVPWEVSVVGFDDVPEAAYFIPPLTTVRPDFAAVARETLGLLLAQVSEGETAEPCRTIAPDLVVRESVAPPA, from the coding sequence GTGGACAGCAGGGCCACCCGTGACCCCGCGATGACCGATGTCGCCCGGCTCGCCGGGGTCTCGCACCAGACGGTGTCGCGGGTGCTCAACGACCACCCCAACGTGCGCGAGCAGACCAGGCTGCGGGTGCGCGCCGCGATCAAGGAGCTGGGCTACCGGCCCAACCGGGCGGCGCGTGCCCTGGTCACCGGGAAGTCCCAGCTCATCGGCGTGGTCACGCAGAACTCGACGCTCTACGGCCCGGCCTCGCTGCTGTCCGCCTTCGAGGAGGCGGCGGGCGAGGCCGGGTTCGCGGTCAGCGTGGGCCGGGTCCGGGTGCTGGACCGGGAGTCGATCGCCGCGGCGGTGGAACGGCACCGCGACCAGCGGGTGGCCGGCATCGTGGTCATCGCGCCCACCGCCTCGGCCAGCGACGCCCTAGCCGACATCCCGGCTGGGGTCCCGCTGGTCACCGTGGACGGCGACCCGGACCGCCCCACCCCCCTGGTCACCGTGGACCAGGCGGCAGGAGCCTTCGCCGCGACCAAGCACCTGCTCGACGTGGGCCACAAGACGGTTTGGCACGTCTCCGGCCCCGCGGACTGGTTCGACGCCGCGGGCCGGGTGAGCGGCTGGCAGCGGGCGCTGGACCTGGCAGGCGCGGAGGTGCCGCCGGTGCTGCCCGCGGACTGGAGCGCGGCGGCCGGGTACCAGGCCGGGCAGATGCTGGCCAGGATGCCGGAGGTGACAGCGGTGTTCGCGGCCAACGACCACCTGGCGCTGGGCGTGCTGCGCGCGATGAGCGAGCGGGGCAGGCGGGTGCCGTGGGAGGTCAGCGTGGTCGGCTTCGACGACGTGCCCGAGGCCGCGTACTTCATCCCGCCGCTGACCACGGTGCGACCGGACTTCGCGGCGGTGGCGCGGGAGACGCTGGGGCTGTTGCTGGCCCAGGTCAGCGAGGGGGAGACGGCGGAACCGTGCCGGACCATCGCGCCTGACCTGGTGGTGCGAGAGAGCGTCGCGCCGCCCGCCTGA
- the mmsA gene encoding multiple monosaccharide ABC transporter ATP-binding protein, with translation MTEHILRMRGITKTFGPVTALDGVTLSVRRGEIHAICGENGAGKSTLMKVLSGVYPHGSYTGEIDFDGAPCAFAGIAESEARGIVIVHQELALCPELSIAENLFLGNEIATRGWIDWNRVNHDAAALLARVGLRENPVTPVREIGIGKQQLVEIAKALAKDVRLLILDEPTAALNDEDSAHLLELLRELRGQGVTSVIISHKLNEITAIADSITIIRDGRTVQSMDVHAEEVSEDRIIAGMVGRDLTHRFPPRTPRIGAEVLRIEDWTVHDPARPERAVLQDVSLSVRRGEIVGLAGLMGAGRTELAMSVFGRSWGTGFAGRIFKDGKEIAPRSVRAAIRHGIAYVSEDRKRYGLNLIEDIRRNISAAGLGRLSRRGWVREGEEFGVAKGYLRELGIRAPGVLTPAGALSGGNQQKVVLAKWMFTEPDLLILDEPTRGIDVGAKYEIYGIVNQLAERGAGVLVISSELPELLGLCDRVYALAEGRITGEVSRAEATQERLMRHMTQGQERNR, from the coding sequence ATGACCGAGCACATCCTGCGGATGCGGGGCATCACCAAGACCTTCGGCCCGGTCACCGCACTGGACGGCGTGACGTTGTCGGTGCGGCGCGGGGAGATCCACGCGATCTGCGGGGAGAACGGCGCTGGCAAGTCCACGCTGATGAAGGTGCTCTCCGGGGTGTACCCGCACGGCTCCTACACCGGCGAGATCGACTTCGACGGCGCGCCCTGTGCCTTCGCCGGGATCGCCGAGAGCGAGGCGCGCGGCATCGTCATCGTGCACCAGGAGCTCGCGCTCTGCCCCGAGCTGTCCATCGCGGAGAACCTGTTCCTGGGCAACGAGATCGCCACCCGCGGCTGGATCGACTGGAACCGGGTCAACCACGACGCGGCCGCGCTGCTGGCGCGGGTGGGCCTGCGGGAGAACCCGGTGACGCCGGTGCGCGAGATCGGCATCGGCAAGCAGCAGCTGGTGGAGATCGCCAAGGCGCTGGCCAAGGACGTGCGGCTGCTCATCCTGGACGAGCCCACCGCGGCGCTCAACGACGAGGACTCCGCGCACCTGCTGGAGCTGCTGCGCGAGCTGCGCGGGCAGGGCGTCACCTCGGTGATCATCTCGCACAAGCTCAACGAGATCACCGCGATCGCCGACTCGATCACCATCATCCGGGACGGCCGCACCGTGCAGAGCATGGACGTGCACGCCGAGGAGGTGAGCGAGGACCGGATCATCGCGGGCATGGTCGGCCGCGACCTGACCCACCGGTTCCCGCCGCGCACCCCGCGGATCGGCGCGGAGGTGCTGCGCATCGAGGACTGGACCGTGCACGACCCGGCCCGGCCGGAGCGCGCCGTGCTCCAGGACGTCTCGCTGTCGGTGCGGCGCGGGGAGATCGTCGGGCTGGCCGGGCTGATGGGCGCGGGCCGCACCGAGCTGGCCATGAGCGTGTTCGGCCGGTCCTGGGGCACCGGCTTCGCCGGGCGGATCTTCAAGGACGGCAAGGAGATCGCGCCACGCTCGGTGCGCGCGGCCATCCGGCACGGCATCGCCTACGTCAGCGAGGACCGCAAGCGCTACGGCCTCAACCTGATCGAGGACATCCGGCGCAACATCTCCGCGGCCGGGCTGGGCAGGCTGTCCCGGCGCGGCTGGGTGCGGGAGGGCGAGGAGTTCGGCGTGGCCAAGGGATACCTGCGTGAGCTGGGCATCCGGGCGCCCGGCGTGCTCACCCCGGCGGGCGCGCTCAGCGGCGGCAACCAGCAGAAGGTGGTGCTGGCCAAGTGGATGTTCACCGAGCCGGACCTGCTGATCCTGGACGAGCCCACCCGCGGCATCGACGTCGGCGCGAAGTACGAGATCTACGGCATCGTCAACCAGCTCGCCGAGCGCGGCGCCGGCGTGCTGGTCATCTCCTCGGAGCTGCCGGAGCTGCTCGGTCTGTGCGACCGGGTGTACGCGCTGGCCGAAGGCCGGATCACCGGTGAGGTGAGCAGGGCGGAAGCCACCCAGGAACGCCTCATGCGGCACATGACCCAGGGACAGGAGCGGAACCGTTGA